The Budorcas taxicolor isolate Tak-1 chromosome 18, Takin1.1, whole genome shotgun sequence genome window below encodes:
- the LOC128062953 gene encoding nuclear pore glycoprotein p62-like isoform X3, translating to MSGFNFGGTGASTGGFTFGSTKTATTTPATGFSFSTSGTGGFSFGTPSQSAASTPATSLFSLGTQTPATQTPAFSFGTTTPAPGATGFSLGSNTPKLSLGSTAPAPAQPGGFGLGGSTLSSAVSSASTVTSSQGAAPGGFVFGSTAASAAPPTTSTSGGFSFTAGSTSQTGTSGFNIGSMGGPAQPPALSGPFTAAAPAATGAGAAQPAAPTPAATTASAGPSLFTSLAAAPTSSAATGLSLGTPATTTGTAGGGTLGFSLKAPGAASTTSTATTTTTTTTTSTSTTGFSLNIKPLTPAGIPSNTAASGSAPSGPSAAAGGSGSAALTYAQLESLINKWSLELEDQERHFLQQATQVNAWDRTLIENGERITSLHREVEKVKLDQKRLDQELDFILSQQKELEDLLSPLEESVKEQSGTVHLQHADEEREKTYKLAENIDAQLKRMAQDLKDIIEHLNSSGGPADTSDPLQQICKILNAHMDSLQWIDQSSALLQRKVEEVTKVCEGRRKEQERSFRITFD from the coding sequence ATGAGCGGGTTTAATTTTGGAGGCACGGGGGCCTCCACAGGAGGGTTCACATTTGGCTCCACAAAGACCGCAACGACCACGCCCGCCACGGGCTTTTCTTTCTCCACGTCCGGCACTGGCGGGTTTAGCTTTGGGACTCCCTCCCAGTCGGCTGCCAGCACCCCTGCCACCAGCCTGTTCTCACTCGGCACCCAGACTCCCGCCACACAGACCCCGGCCTTCAGCTTCGGGACCACGACGCCTGCACCAGGAGCCACCGGATTTTCCTTAGGGAGCAACACCCCGAAGCTGAGCCTGGGCAGCacggccccagccccagcccagcccggcgGCTTCGGGCTCGGGGGCAGCACGCTCAGCAGTGCCGTCTCCAGCGCCAGCACCGTTACCTCCTCCCAGGGCGCGGCACCCGGCGGCTTTGTGTTTGGCTCCACCGCAGCATCTGCAGCCCCGCCCACCACATCGACTTCCGGGGGCTTCTCATTCACGGCTGGGAGCACATCTCAGACTGGGACCTCTGGCTTCAACATAGGCTCCATGGGGGGCCcggcccagcccccagccctcagCGGGCCCTTCACTGCGGCCGCTCCAGCGGCCACCGGAGCGGGAGCCGCACAGCCAGCTGCGCCCACTCCCGCCGCCACCACCGCCAGCGCCGGGCCCTCGCTCTTCACCTCGCTGGCTGCTGCTCCCACGTCGTCCGCCGCCACCGGGCTCTCCCTTGGCACCCCAGCGACCACCACGGGGACAGCAGGAGGGGGGACACTGGGCTTCAGCCTGAAGGCCCCTGGAGCAGCTTCCACCACCTCCACGGCGACAACCACCACAACCAcgaccaccaccagcaccagcaccacTGGCTTCTCTCTAAACATAAAGCCCCTGACTCCGGCCGGGATCCCCAGCAACACGGCGGCCTCCGGGAGTGCGCCTAGCGGTCCCAGCGCTGCTGCCGGGGGATCCGGCAGCGCTGCGCTGACCTACGCCCAGCTGGAGAGTCTCATCAACAAGTGGAGCCTGGAGCTGGAAGACCAGGAACGGCACTTCCTGCAGCAGGCCACGCAGGTCAACGCCTGGGACCGCACTCTGATCGAGAACGGCGAAAGGATCACCAGCCTCCACCGCGAGGTGGAGAAGGTGAAGCTGGACCAGAAGCGGCTGGACCAGGAGCTCGACTTCATCCTGTCGCAGCAGAAGGAGCTGGAGGACCTGCTGAGCCCGCTGGAGGAGTCGGTCAAGGAGCAGAGCGGCACGGTGCACCTGCAGCACGCAGACGAGGAGCGCGAGAAGACCTACAAGCTGGCTGAGAACATCGACGCGCAGCTCAAGCGCATGGCCCAGGACCTCAAGGACATCATCGAGCACTTGAACTCGTCGGGGGGCCCGGCCGACACCAGCGACCCGCTGCAGCAGATCTGCAAGATTCTCAACGCGCACATGGACTCACTGCAGTGGATCGACCAGAGCTCGGCGCTGCTGCAGAGGAAGGTGGAGGAGGTGACCAAGGTGTGCGAGGGCCGGCGCAAGGAGCAGGAGCGCAGCTTCCGCATCACCTTCGACTGA